One segment of Triticum aestivum cultivar Chinese Spring chromosome 2A, IWGSC CS RefSeq v2.1, whole genome shotgun sequence DNA contains the following:
- the LOC123186631 gene encoding putative uncharacterized protein DDB_G0287265, translating to MDEETSFTADDNGTNDVGRTDNDPSNEEDDNSDNDSWSSYDILPSEDFANNEHGADSENEDVDVENEQNNFEESWADNLSQEGSDGPDGGDDEAEMDIEEAQYQQRMLETHWKVMAMTFWSQGDAYLFYNKHAKEHGFSIRREKVKRGKGASGIIRFRQFVCSRAGRR from the exons ATGGACGAAGAAACCTCATTTACGGCCGATGATAATGGTACAAATGATGTCGGTCGGACCGATAACGATCCTAGTAATGAAGAAGATGACAACAGTGATAACGATTCGTGGTCATCATATGATATCTTACCTTCAGAGGATTTTGCAAATAATGAACATGGTGCAGATAGTGAAAAC GAAGATGTGGACGTTGAGAATGAGCAAAATAATTTTGAGGAATCGTGGGCCGATAACTTGAGCCAG GAGGGTTCAGATGGTCCTGATGGTGGTGACGATGAAGCAGAGATGGACATTGAGGAGGCTCAATACCAGCAGCGCATGTTGGAGACACATTGGAAGGTCATGGCTATGACTTTTTGGTCACAAGGGGATGCATATTTATTCTACAACAAGCACGCCAAAGAACATGGGTTCAGCATCAGGAGAGAGAAGGTGAAACGAGGGAAGGGTGCTTCAGGAATAATACGGTTCAGGCAGTTTGTCTGCTCTAGGGCAGGGAGAAGGTAG